In Gammaproteobacteria bacterium, one genomic interval encodes:
- a CDS encoding cytochrome c oxidase assembly protein, with protein MSANAPATANRRTAIKLALTAVGMFAFGYVLSSFYDQICRAVGIGGKTGRIEQQAVGPVDSRRTITIEFTGNVTDGLPWEFRPLVKRIEAHPGETLTVRYYVRNTTNETITGQAIPSVAPARAGPHFKKIECFCFTRQTLKAGEVREMPVRFVVQPALANDVNTITLSYAFFNVDKKSATKYGGSAAPEQGHSHDDHVSAGDNG; from the coding sequence ATGAGCGCGAACGCTCCGGCAACGGCTAATCGGCGGACCGCCATCAAGCTCGCATTGACTGCCGTCGGCATGTTTGCGTTCGGTTATGTGCTGTCGTCGTTCTACGATCAGATCTGTCGGGCGGTCGGAATCGGCGGCAAGACCGGTCGCATAGAGCAGCAGGCGGTCGGTCCGGTCGACAGCCGGCGGACGATCACGATCGAATTTACCGGCAACGTCACCGACGGCTTACCGTGGGAGTTTCGGCCGCTGGTAAAGCGCATCGAGGCGCACCCGGGCGAGACGTTGACGGTCCGCTACTACGTGCGCAACACGACCAACGAAACGATTACGGGGCAGGCGATTCCGAGTGTGGCACCGGCACGAGCCGGACCGCACTTTAAAAAAATCGAATGCTTTTGCTTCACTCGGCAGACGCTGAAGGCGGGTGAGGTGCGCGAGATGCCGGTGCGTTTTGTGGTTCAGCCGGCGCTCGCGAACGATGTGAATACGATTACGCTGTCGTACGCGTTCTTCAACGTCGACAAAAAGTCGGCAACGAAGTACGGCGGCAGCGCCGCTCCGGAGCAAGGTCATTCGCATGATGACCACGTTTCGGCGGGCGACAACGGCTAG
- a CDS encoding cytochrome c oxidase subunit 3, which yields MAAAHGKYYVPNQSAWPLITSFGLFITAIGAVLTINTIRPGGWVLLAGLAVIVLMMVRWFGDVIRESEGGLYNDQVDRSFRWGMSWFIFSEVMFFAAFFGALYYARAFSVNWIGADDLLWPGYDATWPTAGPKGPEVLPTGTLPGDNQFTPMAALGIPALNTLILLTSGATLTWAHWGLYKGNRAQLITGLFLTVALGISFICLQSFEYAHAYLELGLTLKTGIYGSLFYLLTGFHGFHVTMGTIMLMVILGRALKGHFRPNSHFGFEAVAWYWHFVDVVWLFLFIFIYWI from the coding sequence ATGGCAGCTGCACACGGTAAGTATTACGTGCCCAACCAGAGCGCCTGGCCGCTCATAACTTCGTTCGGTCTGTTCATTACAGCGATCGGCGCGGTTCTGACGATCAACACCATCCGTCCGGGCGGTTGGGTTCTTCTGGCTGGCTTGGCGGTGATCGTGCTCATGATGGTCCGCTGGTTCGGCGACGTCATCCGCGAGAGCGAAGGCGGTCTGTATAACGACCAGGTCGATCGTTCATTCCGTTGGGGCATGTCCTGGTTCATCTTCTCGGAAGTGATGTTCTTCGCCGCTTTCTTCGGCGCGCTGTACTACGCGCGCGCATTCTCGGTCAATTGGATTGGTGCCGATGACCTGCTGTGGCCCGGTTATGACGCTACTTGGCCAACCGCCGGGCCGAAGGGTCCGGAAGTGCTCCCCACCGGCACACTGCCGGGCGACAACCAATTCACGCCGATGGCCGCCTTGGGTATCCCGGCGCTCAATACGCTGATTCTGCTGACTTCCGGCGCCACGCTCACGTGGGCGCATTGGGGCTTGTATAAAGGGAATCGCGCACAGCTGATTACGGGTTTGTTCCTGACAGTTGCGCTCGGCATCTCGTTCATCTGCTTACAGTCGTTCGAGTATGCGCACGCCTACCTCGAGCTCGGGCTCACGCTCAAGACCGGCATTTACGGCTCGTTGTTCTACCTGCTGACCGGCTTCCACGGGTTTCATGTGACGATGGGCACGATCATGTTGATGGTGATCCTCGGACGCGCGCTCAAGGGGCATTTCCGTCCGAACAGTCATTTCGGCTTCGAAGCGGTCGCGTGGTATTGGCACTTCGTCGACGTGGTGTGGTTGTTCCTGTTTATCTTCATCTACTGGATCTGA
- a CDS encoding SCO family protein → MLPDRVVTVLPTPKPLTDFTLVDHQRRPFTLKNFTGKWSFVFFGFSHCMDACPTTLAALAQVRADLAKQGGDADVQFIFVSVDPDRDSIDKLAQYASLFDASFIGVTGVDAQLRQLAGQLGASFQATHAAGAENYPVIHSMEVFLLDPQARYRAVFRPPYEPAEISSRFRVLRELDVGSTK, encoded by the coding sequence TTGCTGCCCGACCGCGTCGTTACCGTCTTGCCCACTCCCAAGCCGCTGACCGACTTCACGCTCGTCGACCATCAACGGCGGCCGTTCACCCTGAAAAATTTCACCGGCAAGTGGTCGTTCGTATTTTTCGGTTTCAGCCATTGCATGGACGCGTGCCCGACCACGTTGGCGGCGCTGGCGCAGGTTCGCGCCGACTTGGCCAAGCAGGGCGGCGATGCTGACGTTCAATTCATCTTCGTATCGGTCGACCCAGATCGCGACAGCATCGATAAGCTGGCGCAATACGCGAGCTTGTTTGATGCGAGCTTCATCGGCGTCACCGGCGTGGACGCGCAGCTGCGGCAACTGGCGGGCCAGTTAGGCGCGTCGTTCCAGGCGACGCATGCCGCCGGCGCGGAAAACTATCCGGTGATTCACAGCATGGAAGTCTTTCTGCTCGATCCGCAAGCGCGCTATCGCGCGGTGTTCCGGCCGCCGTACGAGCCGGCGGAGATCAGCTCGCGGTTTCGTGTGTTGCGGGAGTTGGATGTGGGGAGTACGAAGTGA
- a CDS encoding cytochrome c5 family protein — MTPKKSYKTHLTIFLSLGTALALFVYLLVDHHRSIPDAIAEQRQPLLGDNTTMADRIKPYGDVNVAGAQTDAPVQVVAVAEAATKRDGQQVYKEVCVTCHGAGIAGAPKVGDKTQWAKRIAKGKDALYTSALKGKQGSAGVMPPKGGNPGLSDAEVKSAVDFMTAQSK, encoded by the coding sequence ATGACACCGAAAAAAAGCTACAAGACGCACCTGACGATCTTCCTTAGCCTCGGCACGGCGCTCGCACTGTTCGTCTATCTGCTGGTCGATCATCACCGCTCGATTCCGGACGCCATCGCCGAGCAACGTCAGCCGCTGCTCGGCGACAACACCACGATGGCCGACCGCATCAAACCCTACGGCGATGTGAACGTCGCTGGCGCGCAGACCGACGCGCCGGTACAAGTCGTCGCCGTCGCCGAGGCCGCGACCAAGCGCGACGGCCAGCAGGTGTACAAAGAGGTTTGCGTGACTTGCCACGGCGCCGGCATCGCCGGCGCGCCGAAGGTCGGTGACAAAACACAGTGGGCCAAGCGCATCGCCAAGGGCAAGGATGCGCTGTACACCAGCGCGCTCAAAGGGAAACAGGGAAGCGCCGGCGTGATGCCGCCCAAGGGTGGGAATCCGGGCTTGAGCGACGCCGAGGTCAAGAGTGCGGTCGACTTCATGACGGCGCAGTCGAAGTAA
- a CDS encoding cytochrome C oxidase subunit IV family protein → MAHAQGQQHPIGIYLKIWGLLFVLSALSYLVDYFHFQGYARWTLILIFMLLKAGLIVAVFMHMMWERLALVYAILVPTLALLVFVGIGAVEADYTFFTRGVFFGTP, encoded by the coding sequence ATGGCACACGCGCAAGGGCAACAACATCCGATCGGCATTTATCTCAAGATCTGGGGACTGCTGTTCGTCCTCAGCGCCTTGTCGTATCTCGTCGATTACTTTCACTTCCAGGGTTACGCACGCTGGACGCTGATTCTCATCTTCATGCTACTGAAAGCCGGCCTGATCGTGGCCGTGTTCATGCACATGATGTGGGAGCGATTGGCGCTGGTGTACGCGATCCTGGTGCCGACGCTGGCGCTGCTGGTGTTCGTCGGCATCGGCGCCGTGGAGGCGGACTACACGTTCTTCACGCGCGGTGTGTTCTTCGGAACGCCATGA
- a CDS encoding cytochrome c oxidase subunit 3, which yields MSEHATHQASPFTPPTLTLKPGVEGIVSDWSSDQRAFKQVPWGKVMMWIFLLSDTFVFSTFLISYMTVRMSTTVPWPNPSEVFALTLFGHKIPLILIAIMTFILISSSGTMAMAVNFGYRKDRKTTFILLLITALFGATFVGMQAFEWTKLIFEEGVRPWGNPMGAAQFGSAFFMITGFHGTHVTIGVIFLIITAVKVWRGDLDRERPGFLTGRKGNYEIVEILGLYWHFVDLVWVFIFALFYLW from the coding sequence ATGAGCGAACATGCGACCCATCAAGCATCGCCCTTCACTCCACCGACGCTGACGCTGAAACCCGGCGTCGAAGGCATCGTCAGCGATTGGTCCTCGGACCAGCGCGCGTTCAAGCAGGTGCCGTGGGGCAAGGTCATGATGTGGATCTTCCTGCTGAGCGACACCTTCGTGTTCAGCACGTTCCTGATCTCGTACATGACCGTGCGCATGTCGACCACGGTGCCGTGGCCGAATCCGAGCGAGGTGTTCGCGCTGACGCTGTTCGGCCACAAGATCCCGTTGATCCTGATCGCGATCATGACGTTCATCCTGATCAGCAGCAGCGGCACCATGGCGATGGCGGTCAACTTCGGTTACCGCAAGGACCGCAAGACCACGTTCATCCTGCTGCTCATCACCGCGCTGTTCGGTGCCACCTTCGTCGGCATGCAGGCGTTCGAGTGGACCAAGCTGATCTTCGAAGAAGGCGTGCGCCCGTGGGGCAACCCGATGGGCGCGGCCCAGTTCGGCTCGGCGTTCTTCATGATCACCGGCTTTCACGGTACTCACGTCACCATCGGCGTGATCTTCCTGATCATCACCGCCGTGAAGGTATGGCGCGGCGACCTGGACCGCGAGCGCCCGGGGTTTCTCACCGGGCGTAAGGGCAATTACGAGATCGTCGAAATCCTCGGGCTGTACTGGCACTTCGTCGATCTCGTTTGGGTATTCATCTTTGCACTCTTCTATCTCTGGTGA
- a CDS encoding cytochrome c oxidase subunit 3, with product MSLYGQLTEKPWLTTPGSVDYLRIATPGRAKKIALRMFLAVVTVLFLLLITAYGDRMAYEDWRPAPQQKLLWVNTFMLVLASVALQWAVFAVRRARLDAMRAGLIAGGVFTVIFLIGQFLAWQQLRALTFFDMASPAIAFFYMITAIHGVHLLGGLVAWARALPNAWRDVEHSRIRQSVELCATYWHFLLLVWLVLFGLLFSGDNLQLLLKLCGIR from the coding sequence ATGAGTCTCTACGGCCAACTGACGGAAAAACCCTGGCTGACAACGCCAGGCTCGGTGGATTATTTGCGCATCGCCACGCCGGGACGCGCGAAGAAAATTGCGTTGCGAATGTTCCTTGCGGTGGTGACGGTGTTGTTCCTGCTGCTGATCACCGCCTACGGCGACCGCATGGCCTACGAAGACTGGCGCCCGGCGCCGCAGCAAAAGCTGCTGTGGGTCAACACGTTCATGTTGGTGCTTGCGAGCGTCGCCCTGCAATGGGCGGTGTTCGCGGTGCGGCGCGCGCGGCTCGATGCCATGCGCGCCGGCCTCATCGCCGGCGGCGTATTCACCGTGATCTTTCTGATCGGTCAGTTCCTCGCCTGGCAGCAACTGCGGGCGCTGACCTTTTTCGACATGGCGAGCCCGGCGATCGCGTTCTTCTACATGATCACCGCGATCCACGGCGTGCATCTGCTCGGCGGACTCGTCGCCTGGGCGCGCGCGCTCCCGAACGCGTGGCGTGACGTTGAGCACTCGCGCATTCGCCAGAGCGTCGAGCTGTGCGCGACGTACTGGCATTTCCTGCTGCTCGTCTGGCTGGTGCTGTTCGGCCTGCTGTTCTCGGGCGACAACCTGCAACTGCTCCTCAAGCTTTGTGGAATTCGATAA
- a CDS encoding cbb3-type cytochrome c oxidase subunit I has protein sequence MAYVAHDESAVVPPAEIEEVELYHPKTFIGKYIWSQDAKTIAIQYSITAIAIGLVGLTLSLLMRLQLGFPHYFSLIEPGNYLQFVSMHGMIMVVYLLTAIFLGGFGNYLIPLMVGARDMVFPYVNMVSYWLYLLAVLILVASFFVPGGPTGAGWTLYPPQAILKGTPGASWGIILMLVSLAVFIIGFTMGGLNYVVTVLQGRTRGMTLMRLPLTVWGIFMATVLALLAFPALFVSAIMMLLDLLLGTSFFMPAIVSAGKQVNHAGGSPILFQHLFWFFGHPEVYIVALPAFGIVSDLLSVHARKNIFGYRMMVWAIIAIGGLSFVVWAHHMYVSGMNPYFGFFFATTTLIIAIPTAIKVYNWVLTLWRGNIHFTVPMLFAIAFIFTFVNGGLTGLFLGNVTVDVPLSDTYFVVAHFHMVMAVSPVLVVFGAIYHWYPKITGRMLNNTLGKLHFWVTFLGTYAIYYPMHYLGFLGVPRRYYANAGTEFIPPSAQSLNAAITIAALIVGAVQLVFLYNLITSYFKGKPSGSNPWNATTLEWQTAETPPQHGNFGATLPVVYRWAYDYSVPGAKEDFIPQNVPPGKNA, from the coding sequence ATGGCTTATGTTGCCCATGATGAATCGGCCGTAGTTCCACCGGCCGAGATCGAGGAAGTCGAGCTCTACCATCCGAAAACCTTTATTGGCAAGTACATCTGGAGCCAAGACGCGAAGACCATCGCGATTCAATACTCGATCACGGCGATCGCGATCGGCCTGGTCGGGCTGACGCTGTCGCTGCTGATGCGGCTGCAGCTCGGCTTCCCGCACTACTTCTCGCTTATCGAACCCGGCAATTACCTACAGTTCGTCAGCATGCACGGCATGATCATGGTGGTGTATCTGCTCACCGCGATCTTCCTCGGCGGCTTCGGCAACTACCTGATCCCGCTGATGGTCGGCGCGCGCGACATGGTGTTCCCGTACGTCAACATGGTGAGTTATTGGTTGTATCTGTTGGCGGTGTTGATCCTGGTCGCGAGTTTCTTCGTGCCCGGCGGACCGACCGGCGCCGGCTGGACGCTGTATCCGCCGCAAGCCATTCTGAAAGGCACGCCGGGCGCGAGTTGGGGCATCATCCTCATGCTGGTGTCGCTCGCGGTCTTCATCATCGGCTTCACCATGGGCGGCCTGAACTACGTGGTGACGGTGCTGCAGGGACGCACGCGCGGCATGACGTTGATGCGCCTGCCGCTGACGGTGTGGGGCATTTTCATGGCGACAGTGCTGGCGCTGCTGGCGTTTCCGGCGCTGTTCGTCAGCGCCATCATGATGTTGCTCGATCTCCTGCTTGGCACCAGCTTCTTCATGCCGGCGATCGTCTCCGCCGGCAAACAAGTCAATCACGCCGGCGGCAGCCCGATATTGTTCCAGCACCTGTTCTGGTTTTTCGGCCATCCCGAGGTCTACATCGTTGCGCTGCCGGCGTTCGGCATCGTCTCCGATTTGCTGAGCGTGCACGCGCGCAAGAACATCTTCGGCTATCGCATGATGGTGTGGGCGATCATCGCCATCGGTGGTTTGAGCTTCGTCGTCTGGGCGCATCACATGTACGTCAGCGGCATGAACCCGTACTTCGGATTCTTCTTCGCCACCACCACGTTGATCATCGCGATCCCGACCGCGATCAAGGTCTACAACTGGGTGCTGACGTTGTGGCGCGGCAATATTCATTTCACCGTGCCGATGCTGTTCGCCATCGCCTTCATCTTCACCTTCGTCAACGGCGGCCTGACCGGCCTATTCCTCGGCAACGTCACGGTCGACGTACCGCTGTCGGATACGTACTTCGTGGTCGCCCACTTTCACATGGTGATGGCAGTGTCGCCGGTCCTGGTGGTGTTCGGCGCGATCTATCATTGGTACCCCAAGATCACCGGCCGCATGCTCAACAACACGTTGGGCAAGCTGCACTTCTGGGTCACGTTCCTCGGCACCTACGCGATCTATTACCCGATGCATTACTTGGGCTTCCTCGGTGTACCGCGGCGCTACTACGCCAATGCCGGTACCGAGTTCATTCCGCCGTCGGCGCAATCGCTGAACGCCGCCATCACTATCGCCGCATTGATCGTCGGCGCGGTGCAGCTGGTGTTCCTGTACAACTTGATCACGAGCTACTTCAAGGGCAAACCTTCCGGCAGCAATCCGTGGAATGCGACCACACTCGAATGGCAGACGGCGGAAACGCCGCCGCAACACGGCAATTTCGGCGCGACCTTGCCGGTGGTGTATCGCTGGGCTTATGACTACAGCGTGCCGGGGGCGAAGGAAGACTTCATTCCGCAGAACGTGCCGCCAGGAAAGAACGCGTAA
- a CDS encoding c-type cytochrome: MIIALAVVLLVIGSVLFHFLSPWYFTPIASNWGMIDDTVSLTFWVTGAVFVAVNLFMAYAVVRYRYNKARRAAYEPENKKLEGWLTGLTAIGVAAMLAPGLFVWGKYVEPPEGIATVEAVGQQWYWTYRFPGKDRTLGAVDAKFVTDTNPFGINPDDPNGKDDVLIPNQELHLPLNKPVKLLLRSKDVLHNFTVPQIRAKMDLVPGVVTFFWFTPIRTGRFDVLCEELCGIAHFAMRGKVVVDEDAGFQSWLAAQPTFAQTMKPVAVNLAVGQQLYSGTCRACHGPQGEGNPNLHAPKLAGQGDWYLKRQLQNFKLGARGTHENDAYGKTMAPMAATLANDAAIDNVVGYIKTLPAPPAATTVAGDAGSGERRFQTCAACHGDGGEGVQALNAPSLTGMSDWYLVTQLKNFRQGVRGTHARDSFGPQMVSMAAILTNDRAIADVVAYINTLAAKANNNNSMQKVSALNP; the protein is encoded by the coding sequence ATGATCATTGCTCTTGCAGTGGTGTTGTTGGTCATCGGCTCAGTGCTGTTTCATTTCCTGAGCCCCTGGTATTTCACGCCGATCGCTTCCAACTGGGGCATGATCGACGACACGGTTAGCCTCACGTTCTGGGTCACCGGCGCGGTATTCGTCGCTGTGAACCTGTTCATGGCCTATGCCGTGGTCCGCTACCGTTACAACAAGGCGCGCCGCGCCGCCTACGAACCCGAAAACAAAAAGCTCGAAGGCTGGCTCACCGGGCTGACTGCCATCGGCGTCGCTGCCATGCTGGCACCCGGGTTATTCGTATGGGGTAAGTACGTCGAGCCACCGGAAGGGATCGCGACGGTCGAGGCCGTCGGCCAACAATGGTACTGGACCTATCGCTTCCCCGGCAAGGACCGCACCTTGGGCGCGGTCGACGCCAAGTTCGTCACCGATACCAATCCCTTCGGCATCAACCCGGACGATCCCAACGGCAAAGACGACGTCCTGATTCCAAACCAGGAATTGCATCTGCCGTTGAACAAACCGGTGAAACTGCTGCTGCGCTCGAAGGACGTGCTGCACAATTTCACGGTGCCGCAGATCCGCGCCAAGATGGATCTGGTCCCAGGCGTGGTTACTTTTTTCTGGTTCACCCCTATCCGTACCGGCCGATTCGACGTGTTGTGCGAGGAACTGTGCGGCATCGCCCATTTCGCCATGCGCGGCAAGGTCGTGGTCGACGAGGACGCGGGGTTTCAATCATGGTTGGCGGCGCAACCGACGTTCGCCCAGACCATGAAGCCGGTGGCGGTCAATTTGGCCGTGGGCCAGCAACTCTACAGCGGCACCTGCCGCGCCTGTCACGGTCCACAGGGCGAAGGTAATCCGAATCTGCATGCACCGAAGCTCGCCGGTCAAGGCGACTGGTACCTGAAACGGCAGCTGCAGAATTTCAAGCTCGGCGCGCGCGGCACGCACGAAAACGACGCCTACGGAAAAACCATGGCGCCAATGGCGGCGACGCTCGCTAACGACGCCGCCATCGACAACGTCGTCGGCTACATCAAAACGCTGCCGGCGCCGCCGGCGGCAACGACTGTCGCCGGCGATGCCGGCAGCGGCGAGCGGCGTTTCCAGACCTGCGCCGCCTGCCACGGCGACGGCGGCGAAGGCGTGCAGGCGCTGAACGCTCCGAGCCTAACCGGCATGAGCGATTGGTATCTGGTCACGCAGTTGAAGAATTTCCGGCAAGGCGTCCGCGGCACGCACGCGCGGGATTCGTTCGGACCACAGATGGTGTCGATGGCGGCGATCCTAACCAACGACCGCGCAATCGCCGATGTCGTCGCCTACATCAATACGCTGGCGGCGAAGGCGAATAACAACAACTCGATGCAAAAAGTGAGCGCACTGAATCCATAG
- a CDS encoding twin transmembrane helix small protein, translated as MLIKIFIVLMLLLVFVSLFSALVLLFRNKGQGTGMVKALTWRIGLSLTLFILLIAGLYFGIIPPGGLSPAPGR; from the coding sequence GTGCTTATTAAAATCTTCATCGTCCTCATGCTCCTGCTCGTGTTCGTCAGCTTGTTTTCCGCACTTGTCTTATTGTTTCGCAACAAAGGCCAAGGCACCGGCATGGTCAAGGCGCTGACATGGCGCATCGGGCTGTCGCTGACACTGTTTATCCTGCTCATCGCCGGACTCTACTTCGGCATCATTCCGCCCGGAGGGCTTTCGCCGGCGCCGGGTCGCTGA
- a CDS encoding SURF1 family protein: MWQLQRADEKRTLQAEYDRRAVQAPMVVSSTVQPAAALQFSRIEARGFYESDYQLLLDNRIHQGMPGYHVITPLRIDNSDTRVLVNRGWVPLGDDRATLPVIDPPAGPVTVSGIATVPHDGLALGAPPPLTRARPTVWPQFDLARYARSVPFPVQPVVILLDPRSPAGGYVRAWARLDAGIAVHLGYAVQWFALASTVLVVYVVLWLRAKRRKDTE; encoded by the coding sequence ATGTGGCAGCTGCAGCGGGCCGATGAGAAACGCACGCTCCAGGCGGAATACGACCGCCGCGCCGTGCAAGCGCCGATGGTAGTCTCGAGCACCGTGCAACCGGCGGCGGCGCTGCAGTTCTCTCGCATCGAGGCGCGCGGATTTTACGAGAGCGACTATCAGCTGTTGCTCGACAACCGAATCCATCAAGGGATGCCGGGATATCACGTCATCACACCGCTGCGTATCGACAACAGCGACACGCGCGTGCTGGTCAATCGCGGCTGGGTGCCGCTCGGCGACGATCGCGCGACGTTGCCGGTGATCGATCCGCCGGCCGGGCCGGTGACGGTCAGTGGGATTGCGACCGTGCCGCATGACGGTTTGGCGCTCGGCGCGCCGCCGCCGCTGACGCGCGCGCGGCCGACAGTCTGGCCGCAATTCGATCTCGCGCGCTATGCGCGCTCGGTGCCGTTTCCGGTGCAGCCGGTAGTGATTCTGCTCGATCCGCGGAGTCCGGCCGGCGGTTATGTGCGCGCCTGGGCACGGCTCGATGCCGGTATCGCCGTGCATCTCGGTTATGCGGTCCAGTGGTTCGCGCTCGCGAGCACCGTGTTGGTGGTCTATGTCGTGCTGTGGCTACGCGCCAAGCGACGCAAGGATACGGAATGA
- a CDS encoding SCO family protein codes for MKTNKNGKWVLLAIAALFLAGFIAAYVLVAIGWRPSVTKNYGELVQPARPIDNVAVRELDGTSVNFNSLRGKWTLLYFGSAECLKPCVDNLYKMRQLVDAQGQQAHRLQRVFVVTDARALDALRYTLADYPQTRVLLGDTESVRQLAMQFALKAGSPLDNLHRLYVVDPIGNFMMSYPADADLRRMNKDIGLLLRTSQLG; via the coding sequence ATGAAGACGAATAAGAACGGCAAATGGGTGTTGTTGGCGATCGCCGCGTTATTTCTCGCTGGCTTCATCGCCGCCTACGTGTTGGTCGCCATCGGTTGGCGCCCGAGCGTGACGAAAAACTACGGCGAGTTGGTGCAGCCGGCGCGGCCGATCGACAATGTCGCCGTGCGCGAGCTCGACGGTACCAGTGTCAACTTCAACAGCCTGCGTGGTAAATGGACCTTGTTGTATTTCGGATCGGCCGAATGCTTGAAACCGTGCGTCGACAATCTTTACAAGATGCGGCAACTGGTCGATGCCCAAGGGCAGCAAGCGCATCGGCTACAGCGCGTGTTCGTCGTCACCGACGCGCGTGCGCTCGACGCGTTGCGTTACACGCTGGCGGATTATCCGCAGACGCGGGTACTGCTCGGCGACACCGAGTCGGTGCGGCAATTGGCTATGCAGTTCGCGCTCAAGGCCGGTAGCCCGCTCGACAATCTGCATCGCCTGTACGTCGTCGATCCGATCGGCAACTTTATGATGAGCTATCCGGCCGACGCCGACCTCAGGCGTATGAACAAAGACATCGGCCTGTTGTTGCGGACGTCGCAGCTCGGTTGA
- a CDS encoding COX15/CtaA family protein, with the protein MFSKSKPARFFRLACAATFFAFAAVVFGAYVRQADTALGCPDGPACAAKPVAPIVAMAALGDHKNPQRPWQDMVERYIAGALGLMMIRLAVLGWQLRHRPGQQVVIPLAVLVLVFGLTAVSVFTMDLQTKPLVLTIKFLGGLLIVALLWWVVLRQQRIFRSVTPTPMTRQLRWRALFALVIALLAIVSGSWSTTNYAGLACPDFPMCQGQYWPDADFAGGLLRWQAEGLAFDRTELDLAAATAIQLTHRAGALMALLYLGWFALRLLRVGIQENLCRYGLLLLVMLSFAVAFGIMSAVGGLELSVGVAHTATAALLFLTLVTIYHVLRAPSRS; encoded by the coding sequence GTGTTCAGCAAGAGCAAACCCGCCCGCTTTTTCCGCCTCGCCTGTGCCGCGACGTTTTTTGCGTTCGCCGCGGTCGTGTTCGGCGCCTACGTGCGCCAGGCGGACACCGCGCTCGGTTGCCCCGACGGCCCGGCGTGCGCCGCCAAACCGGTAGCGCCGATTGTGGCGATGGCGGCGCTCGGCGACCACAAGAACCCACAGCGCCCGTGGCAAGACATGGTCGAGCGCTACATCGCCGGCGCGCTCGGCCTCATGATGATCCGGCTAGCGGTGCTCGGCTGGCAACTGCGCCATCGGCCGGGGCAGCAGGTGGTGATCCCGCTGGCGGTGTTGGTGCTGGTCTTCGGCTTGACCGCGGTCAGCGTGTTCACCATGGACCTGCAGACCAAACCGCTGGTGCTGACGATAAAGTTTCTTGGCGGGTTGCTGATTGTCGCGTTGCTGTGGTGGGTGGTGCTGCGCCAGCAGCGCATCTTCCGTTCGGTAACGCCGACGCCGATGACGCGGCAGCTGCGCTGGCGCGCCTTGTTCGCGCTGGTAATCGCACTGCTGGCGATCGTCTCCGGCAGCTGGTCGACCACGAACTACGCCGGCCTCGCCTGTCCGGATTTCCCGATGTGCCAGGGCCAGTACTGGCCGGATGCCGACTTCGCCGGCGGTCTGCTGCGCTGGCAGGCGGAAGGGCTGGCGTTCGACCGCACCGAGCTCGATCTGGCGGCGGCGACGGCGATCCAGCTGACGCACCGCGCCGGCGCCCTCATGGCGCTGCTGTATCTGGGCTGGTTCGCCCTGCGGCTGTTGCGCGTCGGCATCCAGGAAAACCTCTGCCGCTATGGCCTGTTGCTACTCGTGATGCTATCGTTCGCCGTCGCGTTTGGGATAATGAGCGCCGTCGGCGGCCTGGAACTTTCGGTCGGCGTGGCGCACACGGCAACCGCCGCGTTATTGTTCCTAACCCTGGTGACGATCTATCACGTGCTTCGCGCGCCTAGTCGCTCATGA